From the genome of Deltaproteobacteria bacterium, one region includes:
- a CDS encoding NADH-quinone oxidoreductase subunit N — translation MDLGNVASLSLFYPEIVLAGTILLLTILDLVVANKRAMAYLGLAGCLIALGATVDLYGAEPTLLFHRMVTLDNFSLFFKVVTLAALVGAIWMSIGSGEVRQVHLGEYYIVLLTCGFGMFFMASANNLLMAYLGLELVSLTSYILTGMLPHNRRSAEAALKYLIYGGVASGTMIYGMSWVFGMAGSLDYAAINTAMAETGGNQVALFMAFVFILAGFGYKMAFAPFHMWSPDVYQGAPTPFTGFLSVASNAAGVAILIRFFYPAVSTLGQEGFWAFQAFPALQWTDLLVALSIITMTWGNLSALNQRNVKRLLAYSGIAHAGYIMMGLVVLNNDGLNAMLFYVVVYLIMNLGAFLVVMIVANATGREDMDAYRGLAWRGAAFPAVCMMVFLASLTGLPPLAGFIGKFLLVAAIIEGQFYVLAVVAMINTVISLYYYWRIVKTMFLDEPAPEEGPVAATPSAMPLLGALMVLTVVLGVYWAPLLDYTSGSLGFFMQ, via the coding sequence ATGGATCTCGGTAACGTCGCAAGCCTGAGTCTGTTCTACCCGGAGATCGTCCTCGCGGGGACCATCCTCCTGCTGACGATCCTGGACCTGGTGGTGGCCAACAAGCGCGCCATGGCCTACCTGGGCCTGGCCGGGTGCCTCATCGCCCTGGGCGCCACCGTGGATCTCTACGGCGCGGAGCCCACGCTCCTGTTCCACCGCATGGTGACGCTGGACAACTTCAGCCTGTTCTTCAAGGTGGTCACCCTGGCGGCGCTGGTGGGCGCCATCTGGATGTCCATCGGGTCGGGCGAGGTGCGCCAGGTGCACCTGGGCGAGTACTACATCGTGCTGCTGACCTGCGGGTTCGGCATGTTCTTCATGGCCTCGGCCAACAACCTGCTGATGGCCTATCTCGGCCTGGAGCTGGTGAGCCTGACCTCGTACATCCTCACCGGCATGCTGCCGCACAACCGGCGCTCCGCGGAAGCCGCGCTCAAGTACCTCATCTACGGCGGCGTCGCCTCCGGCACCATGATCTACGGCATGAGCTGGGTGTTCGGCATGGCCGGGAGCCTCGACTACGCCGCCATCAACACGGCCATGGCCGAAACCGGCGGCAACCAGGTCGCCCTCTTCATGGCCTTCGTCTTCATCTTGGCGGGGTTCGGCTACAAGATGGCCTTCGCGCCCTTCCACATGTGGTCGCCGGACGTGTACCAGGGGGCGCCCACGCCCTTCACCGGGTTCCTCTCGGTGGCTTCCAACGCCGCCGGCGTGGCTATCCTGATCCGCTTCTTCTACCCCGCGGTGTCGACCCTGGGGCAGGAGGGATTTTGGGCGTTCCAGGCGTTCCCCGCGCTCCAGTGGACCGACCTGCTGGTGGCCCTGAGCATCATCACCATGACCTGGGGCAACCTCTCGGCCCTGAACCAGCGCAACGTCAAGCGCCTGCTGGCCTATTCCGGCATCGCCCACGCCGGCTACATTATGATGGGGCTGGTGGTGCTGAACAACGACGGCCTGAACGCCATGCTGTTCTACGTGGTGGTCTACCTGATCATGAACCTGGGCGCGTTCCTGGTGGTCATGATCGTGGCCAACGCCACCGGACGCGAGGACATGGACGCCTACCGCGGACTGGCCTGGCGGGGCGCGGCCTTTCCGGCCGTGTGCATGATGGTGTTCCTGGCCTCCCTCACCGGGTTGCCGCCCTTGGCGGGCTTCATCGGCAAGTTTCTGCTCGTGGCCGCCATCATCGAGGGCCAGTTCTACGTGCTGGCCGTGGTGGCCATGATCAACACGGTCATCTCGCTCTACTATTACTGGCGGATCGTCAAGACCATGTTCCTGGACGAGCCCGCTCCCGAGGAAGGCCCCGTGGCCGCCACCCCCAGCGCCATGCCGCTGCTTGGCGCCCTCATGGTGCTGACGGTCGTGCTGGGAGTGTACTGGGCGCCGCTGCTTGACTACACCAGCGGCTCGCTGGGCTTCTTCATGCAATAG